DNA from Terriglobus tenax:
GTCCAGGCCCAGCAGACCGAACTTCCACAGGTGATACGCGATGTCCTTGCCGACATAGGTCACCGTTCCGTTCGAGCGGACGATGATCTTCGCCTCTTCATCCGGTCCTTCGGAAACGCCTTCTGTACCGGCACGGCGCATCACCCAGCAGCCCTTGTTCTTGCCTTCGGTCTCCTGGTACAGAACACCTTTTTCAATCATCAGAGAGCGCGCCGCATCCCAGAACTTCAGGTGCAGAATCTCGCTCTCGCGCGGCAGAAAGTCGTACTCGATATCGAGCCGCTCCATCGTCTCCAGGTGACGCTTCAGCACGGCCGTCGCTACCAGGTCGGCGATCTCCGCCGTCTCGTTGCCGCCATGCTCAATCGCGTGCAGCGTATCCAGGCGCAGCTTCTTGCGGACGTCCTTCTCGGCCTCGTCAGCCGTGTACCACTGCGAGACCCGCGCATACAGGTCCCACATGTAGTAATCGATGCGCTCACCCTTTACGGCAAGCTCTGCCAGCAAGGCCTTCACCTCGGGCAGCTTCTTGCCTTCCAGGGCTTCAAGCCCCACCACTACATCCGCCACCTGCACTCCGGTGTTGTCAATGTAGTTCTGCACGCCTATGTCGTAGCCGCTCTTGTATTCGTCCTTGCGCAGCAGGCGCTGGAAGGTGTCACCAAGAATAGCGTTGCGCAGGTGGCCGATATGCGCTGCCTTGTTCGGATTGATGCTGGTATGCTCCAGCAGGCGGAACCCCGACCCGCCGACATCGGCGTGCTCCTCTGCGGCCATGCGCGCAACAATTGCCGCCCGGTCCAGCTTGATGTTCAGGTAACCCGGCCCGGCAATCTCCACCGCGGCCACGCCATCAATCGACTCCAGCTCCGGGCGCAGCTCCTCAGCCACGGCTCGCGGAGCCTTCTTCACACGCTTGGCCAGCTGCAGCGCAACCGGCAGCGCGTATTCGCCGAACTCGATCTTCGGCGGCTGCTCCACCGCAAACTGCGGCAGCTCAATCCCGTACTTGCTCTCAACCACGACGGCAATCTGCCGCAGCAGCTCTAACTGAATCTTGCGATACATAAACTCTCTCTACTTTACGGAAGCTCGGCCGGAAGCTGTTCCATCTCTTCTCCCAGCGACGGGTGTGGCCCACGTTTGGCACGGTGCAGCAGGAACATCACACCGCCGGCAACCGTCACCGTGAACAGGATAAAGACATGCACTACCAATGCAAAGGCCACGGCAGGCGTCTCCGCCGCGCCGTGCGAAACCATGGCCAGCTTGGCCGTGAACTCAAAGGTGCCCACCGCTCCGGGCGAGCTGGGAATCAGGTACGACAGGTTGGCAAAGGCCAGCGCCTGCCACGGACCGAT
Protein-coding regions in this window:
- a CDS encoding arginine--tRNA ligase; its protein translation is MYRKIQLELLRQIAVVVESKYGIELPQFAVEQPPKIEFGEYALPVALQLAKRVKKAPRAVAEELRPELESIDGVAAVEIAGPGYLNIKLDRAAIVARMAAEEHADVGGSGFRLLEHTSINPNKAAHIGHLRNAILGDTFQRLLRKDEYKSGYDIGVQNYIDNTGVQVADVVVGLEALEGKKLPEVKALLAELAVKGERIDYYMWDLYARVSQWYTADEAEKDVRKKLRLDTLHAIEHGGNETAEIADLVATAVLKRHLETMERLDIEYDFLPRESEILHLKFWDAARSLMIEKGVLYQETEGKNKGCWVMRRAGTEGVSEGPDEEAKIIVRSNGTVTYVGKDIAYHLWKFGLLGLDFGYKPFHEYASHTCWISTEQGVEPHPYFGRADAIYNVIDSRQNDPQNNVKEALRGMGYEDAADRYTHLNYEMVALTPRCALDLGYAVSEEDQQRAYIEVSGRKGFGVKADDLLDKLIAAAKAEIDARRPEFAEEERAEIARKIAVGALRYFMLKYTRNTVIAFDFRDALSFEGETGPYIQYAIVRAGNIFRKAGVSEAEAMTAINAGDLLAGEAGVSIWEVWLTASKLTLVIEQAIQNAEPAILAKYVFQLAQQFNNFYHKHHILTETDEAKKKLLLATAAVAKREMVRALGLLGIEAPEVM